The proteins below come from a single Nocardioides eburneiflavus genomic window:
- a CDS encoding response regulator, whose amino-acid sequence MSSEGRHLRFLVVDDNEDIRDVFCRLIERAGHDAGTAVDGQEAVETLQAETFDVMLLDLTMPRMTGVDVVRWLRAHPDVAPGLRIVVISAWAGEHRAVLQELGITTVMQKPLRIQQLTDLIAETLRDMES is encoded by the coding sequence GTGAGCAGCGAAGGGCGTCATCTGCGCTTCCTCGTCGTCGACGACAACGAGGACATCCGCGATGTCTTCTGCCGTCTGATCGAGCGGGCCGGCCATGACGCCGGGACCGCCGTGGACGGGCAGGAGGCGGTCGAGACACTGCAGGCAGAGACCTTCGACGTGATGCTCCTCGACCTGACGATGCCGCGCATGACGGGCGTCGACGTCGTGCGCTGGCTGCGCGCGCACCCCGACGTCGCCCCGGGCCTGCGGATCGTCGTCATCAGCGCCTGGGCCGGCGAGCACCGTGCCGTCCTCCAAGAACTCGGCATCACGACGGTCATGCAGAAGCCGCTGCGAATCCAGCAACTGACCGATCTCATTGCCGAGACACTCCGCGACATGGAGTCCTGA
- a CDS encoding metallopeptidase family protein has translation MPIDLDPAEFDAMVGRALDGLPDDLARLVDNVVVLVEAEAPEDDPDLLGLYDGLALTERPANHAGMLPDRILLFRGPLLDMADTVEDLEDEVRITVVHEVAHHFGFDDRRLHELGWG, from the coding sequence ATGCCCATCGACCTGGACCCCGCCGAGTTCGACGCGATGGTCGGGCGGGCGCTCGACGGACTGCCCGACGACCTGGCCAGGCTCGTGGACAACGTCGTCGTGCTGGTCGAGGCCGAGGCACCCGAGGACGACCCCGACCTGCTCGGGCTCTACGACGGGCTGGCGCTGACTGAGCGGCCGGCGAACCACGCGGGCATGCTGCCCGACCGCATCCTGCTCTTCCGGGGTCCGCTCCTCGACATGGCCGACACAGTGGAGGACCTCGAGGACGAGGTGCGGATCACCGTCGTCCACGAGGTGGCCCACCACTTCGGCTTCGACGACCGTCGCCTCCACGAGCTGGGCTGGGGCTGA
- a CDS encoding ATP-binding protein, translating into MTLASSPRAAADARRWVGDICQRLERPDLVECAELGVSELVANALLHASAPYKVRVRGTASHPRIEVVDGSTRPPEPPSRVESDDLDLLLTFGRGLSMVAQCALAWGATIESDGKIVWFEPAPEMSESNSVEWVIDRLEPAPSPPERPTGDATVEVRLRGIDVPLYASLARQYSELRRELRLLSLSHQSDYPLAGDLTAMFANFERQFPEAFDEQIREAEARGLPRVDVTFPMAREAGPILVTMTEMFDVADAFCRAERLLSIARTPRQRALHGWLLGELVHQLDGAASRPWSGSAPPATPSTSQVG; encoded by the coding sequence TTGACGCTGGCGTCTTCGCCGCGCGCAGCGGCCGACGCGCGTCGGTGGGTCGGTGACATCTGCCAGCGTCTCGAGCGCCCGGACCTCGTCGAGTGCGCCGAGCTCGGCGTCTCCGAGCTGGTCGCCAACGCGCTCCTCCACGCCTCCGCCCCCTACAAGGTCCGCGTGCGCGGCACGGCCTCGCACCCCCGCATCGAGGTCGTCGACGGGTCGACCCGGCCACCGGAGCCGCCCAGCCGTGTCGAGAGCGACGACCTCGACCTGCTGCTCACCTTCGGCCGCGGGCTCTCCATGGTCGCCCAGTGCGCGCTCGCCTGGGGAGCCACCATCGAGTCCGACGGCAAGATCGTGTGGTTCGAGCCCGCGCCCGAGATGAGCGAGTCCAACTCGGTCGAGTGGGTCATCGACCGGCTCGAACCCGCCCCATCGCCTCCGGAGCGGCCGACCGGCGACGCGACCGTCGAGGTCCGCCTGAGGGGGATCGACGTCCCCCTCTACGCCTCGCTCGCCCGCCAGTACAGCGAGCTGCGCCGCGAGCTGCGCCTGCTGTCGCTCTCGCACCAGTCCGACTATCCCCTCGCCGGTGACCTCACGGCGATGTTCGCCAACTTCGAGCGCCAGTTCCCCGAGGCGTTCGACGAGCAGATCCGCGAGGCGGAGGCGCGGGGGCTGCCTCGCGTCGACGTGACCTTCCCGATGGCACGCGAGGCGGGTCCGATCCTGGTGACGATGACGGAGATGTTCGACGTCGCCGACGCCTTCTGCAGGGCCGAGCGGCTGTTGTCGATCGCCCGTACGCCACGCCAGCGCGCGCTGCACGGCTGGCTGCTCGGCGAGCTGGTCCACCAGCTCGACGGCGCCGCGTCCCGGCCCTGGTCCGGCAGCGCTCCGCCGGCGACCCCGTCCACGAGCCAGGTGGGCTGA
- a CDS encoding NAD(P)/FAD-dependent oxidoreductase, whose product MTSTQAARHKVVVIGSGFGGLFGTKALRRADVDVTVIAKTTHHLFQPLLYQVATGILSEGEIAPPTREVLSGQENARVILGEVTDIDLTAKTVTSRVLGRETTTSYDSLLVAAGASQSYFGNDHFAEFAPGMKSIDDALELRGRIFGAFEMAELGATRGDDVDHLLTFVVVGAGPTGVEMAGQIAELAHNTLRKDFRAINTRHARVVLVDAAPQVLPPFGAKLGEKAQRELEKLGVEVMLGGMVTEVDERGLEVKFKDGRTERIDSVAKIWAAGVQANPLGRTLSEQTGAPLDRAGRIAVNPDLTLPGHPEVFVVGDMIALDNLPGVAQVAIQGAKYAAKEIRNRLEGKAPQPPFKYFDKGSMAIISRFRAVAMVGKLRLTGIVAWLMWLAVHLVYLTGFKNQVSALMRWAITFISNNRSERTTTEQQIFARAALARLRRGAADLVSDPGIYDATRAMMEETRRQELEAAAEREAELTDSGARGVPAER is encoded by the coding sequence ATGACGTCGACGCAGGCAGCCCGTCACAAGGTCGTGGTGATCGGGTCCGGCTTCGGCGGTCTCTTCGGCACCAAGGCGCTGCGTCGCGCCGACGTCGACGTCACCGTCATCGCGAAGACCACGCACCATCTCTTCCAGCCGCTGCTCTACCAGGTCGCGACCGGCATCCTCTCCGAGGGCGAGATCGCCCCGCCGACCCGCGAGGTGCTCAGCGGCCAGGAGAACGCCCGTGTGATCCTCGGCGAGGTCACCGACATCGACCTGACCGCGAAGACCGTCACCTCGCGCGTGCTGGGCCGCGAGACCACGACGTCGTACGACTCGCTGCTCGTGGCCGCGGGTGCGAGCCAGTCCTACTTCGGCAACGACCACTTCGCCGAGTTCGCTCCCGGCATGAAGAGCATCGACGACGCGCTCGAGCTGCGCGGGCGCATCTTCGGCGCCTTCGAGATGGCCGAGCTCGGCGCCACCCGGGGCGACGACGTCGACCACCTGCTGACCTTCGTCGTCGTCGGCGCCGGTCCGACCGGTGTGGAGATGGCCGGGCAGATCGCCGAGCTCGCCCACAACACGCTGCGCAAGGACTTCCGCGCCATCAACACCCGCCACGCCCGCGTGGTGCTCGTCGACGCAGCGCCGCAGGTGCTGCCGCCCTTCGGCGCGAAGCTCGGCGAGAAGGCCCAGCGCGAGCTCGAGAAGCTCGGCGTCGAGGTGATGCTCGGCGGCATGGTCACCGAGGTCGACGAGCGTGGCCTCGAGGTGAAGTTCAAGGACGGCCGCACCGAGCGCATCGACTCCGTCGCCAAGATCTGGGCTGCCGGCGTGCAGGCCAACCCGCTCGGCAGGACGCTGTCGGAGCAGACCGGCGCACCGCTCGACCGCGCCGGTCGCATCGCGGTCAACCCCGACCTCACGCTGCCCGGCCACCCCGAGGTCTTCGTGGTCGGCGACATGATCGCCCTCGACAACCTGCCCGGAGTCGCCCAGGTCGCGATCCAGGGCGCCAAGTACGCCGCCAAGGAGATCAGGAACCGGCTCGAGGGCAAGGCGCCGCAGCCGCCGTTCAAGTACTTCGACAAGGGCTCGATGGCCATCATCAGCCGCTTCCGCGCAGTCGCGATGGTCGGCAAGCTCCGGCTGACCGGCATCGTCGCCTGGCTGATGTGGCTCGCCGTCCACCTCGTCTACCTCACCGGCTTCAAGAACCAGGTGTCGGCGCTGATGCGCTGGGCCATCACCTTCATCAGCAACAACCGCTCCGAGCGCACCACGACCGAGCAGCAGATCTTCGCTCGCGCGGCGCTCGCCCGGCTGCGTCGTGGCGCCGCCGACCTCGTGTCGGACCCCGGCATCTACGACGCGACGCGCGCCATGATGGAGGAGACCCGCCGTCAGGAGCTCGAGGCCGCGGCCGAGCGCGAGGCCGAGCTGACCGACTCCGGCGCGCGGGGCGTACCGGCGGAGCGCTGA
- a CDS encoding phosphatase PAP2 family protein — protein MSTPSPLAVDAPARRLPGPEHPPYRHPYAFLVANAALIGAVTFVASMALDRPVADPEGSFLGPSWVRLPVLCAAAIVLDLLPRALWHGRLHPGRTAAAVRERVRSHWTRARLQLVVVGISGFYVVYVAYRNLKSLLPLVRDDKYDAELRLLDRVLLLGNDPATLLQDLLGTGATAHVLSAVYLAYIPLVAILVTVWLVWSTNIGYGWWFVTAQGIAWTLGTVSYYLLPTLGPGLMYPWLTSDLTPNGTSALMDSLVYTRQGFLWGEGDYQGVAGFASLHTAIALLWALMAQHTVRSVVVRRIFWVNFALTVVATLYFGWHHVSDDIAGAAIAWIAFWLGARATGHRFRRGEADLT, from the coding sequence ATGTCCACGCCCTCCCCCCTCGCCGTCGACGCGCCCGCGAGGAGGCTGCCCGGACCGGAGCACCCGCCGTACCGCCACCCGTACGCGTTCCTCGTGGCCAACGCCGCCCTCATCGGGGCGGTCACCTTCGTCGCCAGCATGGCCCTCGACCGACCCGTGGCCGATCCCGAGGGCAGCTTCCTCGGCCCGTCGTGGGTGCGCCTGCCGGTGCTGTGCGCGGCCGCCATCGTCCTGGACCTCCTGCCGCGTGCCCTGTGGCACGGACGCCTGCACCCCGGCCGTACGGCTGCCGCCGTCCGCGAGCGCGTCCGCAGCCACTGGACCCGCGCCCGGCTCCAGCTCGTCGTGGTCGGCATCTCGGGCTTCTACGTCGTCTACGTCGCCTACCGCAACCTCAAGTCGCTCCTGCCGCTCGTCCGCGACGACAAGTACGACGCCGAGCTGCGGCTGCTCGATCGGGTGCTGCTGCTCGGCAACGACCCGGCCACCCTCCTGCAGGACCTCCTCGGCACCGGAGCCACGGCACACGTGCTGTCCGCGGTCTACCTCGCCTACATCCCGCTCGTCGCGATCCTCGTCACCGTCTGGCTCGTGTGGTCGACCAACATCGGCTACGGCTGGTGGTTCGTGACCGCGCAGGGCATCGCGTGGACGCTCGGCACGGTCTCCTACTACCTGCTGCCCACCCTCGGCCCGGGGCTCATGTACCCGTGGCTGACGAGCGACCTGACGCCCAACGGCACATCCGCCCTCATGGACTCGCTGGTCTACACACGCCAGGGCTTCCTGTGGGGCGAGGGCGACTACCAGGGCGTCGCAGGCTTCGCGAGCCTCCACACCGCGATCGCGCTGCTGTGGGCGCTGATGGCGCAGCACACCGTGCGCAGCGTGGTCGTGCGACGGATCTTCTGGGTCAACTTCGCGCTCACGGTCGTCGCCACGCTCTACTTCGGGTGGCACCACGTCTCCGACGACATCGCCGGGGCGGCCATCGCGTGGATCGCGTTCTGGCTGGGCGCCCGCGCGACGGGGCACCGGTTCCGGCGCGGTGAGGCGGACCTGACCTAG
- a CDS encoding NADPH:quinone reductase: MRAVVYTESGDASVLELVERDPAEPGPGEVRVRIVRAGVNPTDWKFRAGGMGELAFPEIVPGQDGAGVVDAVGPDVTDLAVGDRVWTMLAQHTRPGGTAQEQVVLPAANVTVLPEGASYDLGASMGVPAVTAHRALTTSEGGPTRLAPGALAGRTVLVAGGAGAVGNAAIQLARWAGATVVSSVSSDEKAALASAAGAHHVVDYRRTDLVEAVRALAPDGVDLVVEVAPAQNLRHDVALIRPRGTIAIYANNGGDEVTLSVRETFSTNARFQWVLLYTVGHEALRAAAEDVTAAVADVAYGVGEDHGLPLHHYPLDRTADAHAAVEAGAVGKVLVDVADD, encoded by the coding sequence ATGCGAGCAGTGGTCTACACCGAGAGCGGCGACGCGTCGGTGCTCGAGCTGGTCGAGCGTGACCCAGCGGAGCCGGGGCCCGGCGAGGTGCGGGTGCGGATCGTCCGGGCGGGGGTGAACCCGACGGACTGGAAGTTCCGCGCCGGCGGCATGGGCGAGCTCGCCTTCCCCGAGATCGTGCCGGGCCAGGACGGCGCGGGCGTGGTGGACGCCGTCGGCCCCGACGTCACGGACCTCGCCGTGGGCGACCGCGTCTGGACGATGCTCGCCCAGCACACGCGGCCCGGAGGGACCGCGCAGGAGCAGGTCGTCCTGCCGGCCGCCAACGTGACGGTGCTGCCCGAGGGCGCGTCGTACGACCTCGGTGCCTCGATGGGCGTCCCCGCGGTCACCGCGCACCGCGCCCTGACCACCTCCGAGGGCGGTCCGACGCGGCTGGCGCCGGGCGCCCTCGCCGGGCGCACCGTGCTCGTCGCCGGAGGTGCCGGCGCCGTCGGCAACGCGGCCATCCAGCTCGCCCGGTGGGCGGGCGCCACCGTCGTCAGCTCGGTGAGCAGCGACGAGAAGGCCGCCCTCGCGAGCGCGGCCGGCGCACACCACGTCGTCGACTACCGCCGGACCGACCTCGTCGAGGCGGTCCGCGCGCTGGCGCCCGACGGGGTCGACCTCGTGGTCGAGGTGGCGCCTGCGCAGAACCTGCGCCACGACGTCGCCCTGATCAGGCCCCGCGGGACGATCGCGATCTACGCCAACAACGGCGGCGACGAGGTCACCCTCAGCGTCCGCGAGACGTTCTCGACCAACGCGCGCTTCCAGTGGGTGCTCCTCTACACCGTCGGCCACGAGGCGCTGCGGGCAGCGGCCGAGGACGTCACCGCGGCGGTCGCCGACGTGGCGTACGGGGTCGGCGAGGACCACGGGCTCCCGCTGCACCACTACCCGCTCGACCGGACGGCCGACGCGCACGCGGCGGTCGAGGCGGGTGCCGTGGGCAAGGTGCTGGTGGACGTCGCCGACGACTGA
- a CDS encoding gamma carbonic anhydrase family protein encodes MAVVLPFGEHAPDIAPTSWLAPTATVIGDAVVEDDVSIWFGAVVRADGARITVGAGSNVQDNCVFHADPGFPLTLVADVAVGHGAVLHGCTIEPGVLVGMGAVVMNGAHIGSGSVIAAGAVVLEGMQVPERSLVAGVPAKVRRQTTDEEVAAITRNVAGYRERAHAYRSQG; translated from the coding sequence GTGGCCGTCGTCCTGCCCTTCGGAGAGCATGCTCCCGACATCGCCCCCACCAGCTGGCTCGCCCCCACCGCGACCGTGATCGGCGACGCCGTCGTCGAGGACGACGTCAGCATCTGGTTCGGGGCCGTCGTCCGTGCGGACGGCGCCCGCATCACGGTCGGCGCCGGCAGCAACGTGCAGGACAACTGCGTCTTCCACGCCGACCCCGGCTTCCCGCTCACCCTCGTCGCCGACGTGGCGGTGGGGCACGGCGCGGTGCTGCACGGCTGCACGATCGAGCCGGGCGTGCTGGTCGGCATGGGCGCGGTCGTGATGAACGGCGCGCACATCGGCTCCGGCTCGGTCATCGCCGCCGGGGCTGTCGTGCTGGAGGGCATGCAGGTCCCTGAGCGCTCGCTCGTGGCCGGCGTGCCGGCCAAGGTGCGCCGCCAGACCACCGACGAGGAGGTCGCGGCCATCACCCGCAACGTCGCGGGCTACCGCGAGCGGGCGCACGCGTACCGCTCGCAGGGCTGA
- a CDS encoding DUF4082 domain-containing protein encodes MKSHLTGARSARPATVFSLLAAITAAVIALLPHVLATAAPATERTAASSYGIWSDSTVPAVPSSDETRSVTLGLVFSSATTGRLRAVQYYAAGANRVATTGDVWNGAGRRIASVRFPATATDGWKTASLSSSVRIRAGEKYTVSYRAPRGRNALETGVFDDGGTLSAKELTAHRGTFGYGTGRPTETTRGAHYFIDVLFAPSSTTSVPAPSPSPTTTSSPTPTPTPTPTSTPTPTPTPTTSPTPTPTTSPTPTPTPTPTPAPDPESGGVPTPADFPTPTSVGPATAPTVAYSGDCHFSAAESNLVVENRVVDCASTGVTFDRTATGIVFRNSIIKGQMLTVGNTPGDPAADQTRAPVFTVEDSRIIQSSTAFAQDRAACCAHFVIRRSLIQGTHSGLAAHNNVTLEGNYITTDGTDSHSSGVRILKNTVLRGNTIQCKPVTAGSDGGCSAHAVFYRERLDGTAAAAFNLTIEGNYFKRGTTAGGAAGGPWFATRFIDCRSYDDCVNIRFTGNLFDRGQGTDGGEFPAYGGNVWSDNWWTDGVSATSGQSR; translated from the coding sequence ATGAAGTCCCACCTCACTGGCGCGCGCTCGGCGCGTCCCGCGACGGTGTTCTCGCTGCTGGCCGCCATCACGGCAGCAGTGATCGCCTTGCTTCCGCACGTCCTCGCCACCGCGGCACCGGCCACCGAGCGGACCGCTGCGTCCTCGTACGGCATCTGGTCCGACTCGACCGTCCCCGCGGTGCCCTCGTCCGACGAGACGCGGAGCGTCACCCTCGGTCTGGTGTTCAGCAGCGCCACGACCGGCCGGCTCCGTGCGGTGCAGTACTACGCCGCGGGTGCCAACCGCGTCGCCACGACAGGTGACGTGTGGAACGGTGCCGGCCGCCGCATCGCCTCCGTCAGGTTCCCCGCGACCGCCACCGACGGCTGGAAGACCGCCTCCCTCAGCTCGTCCGTACGGATCCGCGCCGGCGAGAAGTACACGGTCTCCTACCGCGCACCCCGCGGACGCAACGCCCTGGAGACTGGCGTCTTCGACGACGGCGGCACCCTGTCCGCCAAGGAGCTGACGGCCCACCGTGGCACCTTCGGCTACGGCACCGGTCGACCCACCGAGACCACGAGGGGCGCGCACTACTTCATCGACGTCCTCTTCGCTCCCTCGAGCACGACGTCCGTGCCGGCTCCCAGCCCCTCGCCGACGACGACCTCGAGCCCGACCCCCACTCCGACCCCGACGCCGACCTCGACCCCGACGCCGACCCCGACCCCGACGACGAGCCCGACGCCGACCCCGACGACGAGCCCGACCCCGACGCCGACCCCGACGCCGACCCCGGCGCCTGACCCGGAGTCCGGCGGCGTGCCCACGCCGGCCGACTTCCCGACCCCGACGTCGGTCGGCCCGGCCACGGCACCCACGGTGGCCTACAGCGGCGACTGCCACTTCAGTGCGGCCGAGAGCAACCTGGTGGTGGAGAACCGCGTCGTCGACTGCGCGAGCACCGGCGTCACCTTCGACAGGACCGCGACCGGCATCGTCTTCCGGAACAGCATCATCAAGGGCCAGATGCTGACGGTCGGGAACACGCCCGGTGACCCCGCTGCCGATCAGACCCGCGCGCCCGTCTTCACCGTCGAGGACTCTCGGATCATCCAGTCCTCGACCGCCTTCGCACAGGACCGCGCCGCCTGCTGCGCACACTTCGTGATCCGCCGCTCGCTCATCCAGGGCACCCACTCCGGCCTCGCGGCACACAACAACGTGACGCTGGAGGGGAACTACATCACCACCGACGGCACCGACAGCCACTCCTCCGGCGTCCGGATCCTGAAGAACACCGTCCTGCGCGGCAACACGATCCAGTGCAAGCCCGTCACCGCCGGCTCCGACGGCGGCTGCTCGGCCCACGCGGTGTTCTACCGCGAGAGGCTGGACGGCACGGCTGCCGCTGCGTTCAACCTGACGATCGAGGGCAACTACTTCAAGCGCGGCACGACGGCCGGCGGCGCGGCCGGTGGTCCGTGGTTCGCCACCCGGTTCATCGACTGCCGTTCGTACGACGACTGCGTGAACATCCGCTTCACGGGCAACCTGTTCGACCGCGGCCAGGGCACCGACGGCGGTGAGTTCCCCGCCTACGGCGGGAACGTCTGGTCCGACAACTGGTGGACCGACGGCGTGTCGGCCACGTCCGGCCAGTCGCGCTAG
- a CDS encoding GntR family transcriptional regulator, with translation MPEPVFTSKADVAYALIRRRILDGTLEAGSRLAQYELAADLGISITPLREAVRRLSGEGWILLDTHRNARVAELDLADARALLEARRALEPAAVALAAERRTDEDVATMQTALTRLRPVTRRWGAAALAAHREVHRALYCASHNVVMVRMLDDLWDKSDRYRRVGLQLPPGGEDRTRDFEEHHELVRLVVAGDAAGASELMASHIDNSLTASALSERLEESGAIGG, from the coding sequence ATGCCGGAGCCCGTGTTCACCAGCAAGGCCGACGTCGCGTACGCCCTGATCCGCCGGCGGATCCTCGACGGCACGCTCGAGGCGGGCTCGAGGCTCGCGCAGTACGAGCTCGCCGCCGACCTGGGCATCAGCATCACGCCGCTGCGCGAGGCCGTACGCCGACTCAGCGGGGAGGGCTGGATCCTGCTCGACACCCACCGCAACGCGCGCGTCGCCGAGCTCGACCTGGCCGATGCGCGCGCCCTGCTGGAGGCCCGCCGTGCCCTGGAGCCCGCGGCCGTCGCGCTCGCGGCCGAGCGGCGTACGGACGAGGACGTCGCCACCATGCAGACGGCGCTGACGCGGCTCCGCCCGGTCACGCGCCGGTGGGGCGCGGCCGCCCTGGCTGCGCACCGCGAGGTGCACCGCGCGCTCTACTGCGCCTCGCACAACGTCGTGATGGTCAGGATGCTCGACGACCTGTGGGACAAGTCCGACCGCTATCGCAGGGTCGGGCTCCAGCTCCCGCCGGGGGGCGAGGACCGCACCCGCGACTTCGAGGAGCACCACGAGCTGGTGCGCCTGGTCGTGGCCGGCGACGCGGCCGGGGCGTCGGAGCTGATGGCCTCGCACATCGACAACAGCCTCACTGCGAGCGCTCTCTCGGAGAGACTCGAGGAGTCGGGCGCCATCGGCGGGTGA
- a CDS encoding enolase C-terminal domain-like protein, with protein sequence MRIVSAHEGVVPIRSSMSNAFIDFSTMDCSVLALVSDVVVDGSPVVGYGFSSNGRYSAGEILRRRVLPRLLEADPDGLLDEDGGLWPGAAWDVVMRNEKPGGHGERSVAVGVVDMALHDLAAKVAGVPLHRWIADRYGDGGSDESVFVYAAGGYYAPGKTLGDLQDEMRGFLDAGYEVVKMKIGGIGLDEDLRRIEAVLEVLGGDGSRLAVDVNGRFDLDTALAYGRAIDPYGLFWYEEVGDPLDYRLNATLAEHYRGPIATGENLFSLQDARNLVRHGGLRPDRDWIQVDPALSYGLVEYVRIQEMLAQHGWSSRRCIPHGGHQFSLHIAAALRLGGNESYPGEFQPTGGFADDAVIEGGRVRLDDRPGIGLEGKAAFHRVLSELHS encoded by the coding sequence ATGAGGATCGTCTCCGCCCACGAGGGCGTCGTCCCGATCAGATCGTCGATGAGCAACGCCTTCATCGACTTCTCGACCATGGACTGCTCGGTGCTGGCGCTGGTCAGCGACGTCGTGGTCGACGGCAGTCCGGTCGTGGGCTACGGGTTCAGCTCCAACGGCCGCTACTCCGCCGGCGAGATCCTGCGCCGCCGCGTCCTGCCGCGACTCCTGGAGGCCGACCCCGACGGCCTGCTCGACGAGGACGGTGGGCTCTGGCCGGGCGCCGCGTGGGACGTGGTCATGCGCAACGAGAAGCCCGGCGGCCACGGCGAGCGCTCCGTCGCCGTCGGCGTCGTGGACATGGCACTGCACGACCTCGCCGCCAAGGTCGCCGGCGTCCCGCTCCACCGCTGGATCGCGGACCGCTACGGCGACGGCGGGTCCGACGAGTCCGTCTTCGTCTACGCCGCCGGCGGCTACTACGCCCCCGGCAAGACCCTCGGCGACCTCCAGGACGAGATGCGCGGCTTCCTCGACGCCGGCTACGAGGTGGTGAAGATGAAGATCGGCGGGATAGGCCTCGACGAGGACCTGCGCCGGATCGAGGCGGTCCTCGAGGTGCTGGGCGGTGACGGCTCCCGGCTCGCCGTCGACGTCAACGGTCGCTTCGACCTCGACACCGCGCTCGCCTACGGCCGGGCGATCGACCCCTACGGCCTGTTCTGGTACGAGGAGGTCGGCGACCCGCTGGACTACCGCCTCAACGCCACCCTCGCCGAGCACTACCGCGGCCCCATCGCCACCGGCGAGAACCTGTTCTCGCTCCAGGACGCGCGCAACCTCGTCCGCCACGGCGGCCTGCGACCCGACCGCGACTGGATCCAGGTCGACCCGGCGCTGAGCTACGGCCTCGTGGAGTACGTCCGGATCCAGGAGATGCTCGCCCAGCACGGCTGGTCCTCGCGCCGCTGCATCCCGCACGGCGGGCACCAGTTCTCGCTGCACATCGCCGCCGCCCTAAGGCTCGGCGGCAACGAGTCCTACCCGGGTGAGTTCCAGCCCACCGGCGGGTTCGCCGACGACGCCGTGATCGAGGGTGGCCGGGTGCGCCTCGACGACCGCCCCGGCATCGGGCTCGAGGGCAAGGCAGCCTTCCACCGGGTGCTCAGCGAGCTGCACTCCTGA
- a CDS encoding serine/threonine-protein kinase, producing MSDASAGPRVLGDRYELGPLLGRGGMADVFRAEDRTLRRAVAVKVLREAAGDESDRARFVGEARTLARLSHSGLVTVLDAGFGFTGPGAADAAAADANPFLVMELVDGRTLGRVAQDWDGGLPLEDVGSVGAQVAEALAYVHRNGVVHRDVKPGNILLGPRKRVRLADFGVARLVEDSAGHTRTGHVIGTAAYLAPEQVTGDEVSGATDVYSLGLVLLEALTGHREFPGAATEAAAARLHRDPEVPDSLPEEWRELLAGMMARDPAERPSADDVAERLRAYSPGSIPQPVESTPDAVTTPLLGRPAPAAPSSASTRVMPEPTTSPARPTRPVHDRLGDALARTLGRHATSLWGAARRSSEAQRGIAAAVAALVLFLLVVAVAGGTTSDGDDLPGNTPDELVEPLRDLHDAVEGTG from the coding sequence ATGTCTGACGCGAGCGCCGGTCCGCGCGTGCTGGGCGATCGCTACGAGCTCGGCCCCCTGCTGGGCCGCGGCGGCATGGCGGACGTGTTCCGGGCAGAGGACCGCACGCTGCGGCGAGCGGTCGCCGTCAAGGTGCTGAGGGAGGCAGCCGGGGACGAGTCCGACCGCGCCCGCTTCGTCGGCGAGGCACGCACCCTGGCACGGCTGTCGCACAGCGGCCTGGTGACGGTCCTGGACGCCGGGTTCGGCTTCACCGGCCCCGGCGCCGCGGACGCTGCTGCCGCTGACGCCAACCCCTTCCTGGTGATGGAGCTCGTGGACGGTCGCACCCTCGGGCGGGTCGCGCAGGACTGGGACGGCGGGTTGCCGCTGGAGGACGTCGGATCGGTGGGTGCGCAGGTGGCCGAGGCACTGGCCTACGTGCACCGCAACGGTGTGGTGCACCGCGACGTGAAGCCGGGCAACATCCTGCTGGGCCCGCGGAAGCGGGTGCGGCTCGCGGACTTCGGGGTGGCGCGACTGGTGGAGGACTCGGCGGGTCACACCAGGACCGGACACGTCATCGGCACAGCGGCGTACCTCGCGCCGGAGCAGGTCACGGGCGACGAGGTCTCGGGCGCGACGGACGTCTACTCCCTCGGGCTGGTGCTGCTGGAGGCGCTCACGGGTCACCGGGAGTTCCCGGGCGCCGCGACGGAGGCGGCCGCGGCGCGGCTGCACAGGGACCCGGAGGTGCCGGACTCGCTGCCGGAGGAGTGGCGCGAGCTGCTGGCCGGGATGATGGCCCGCGATCCCGCGGAGCGGCCGTCGGCTGACGACGTGGCCGAGCGGCTGCGCGCGTACTCCCCGGGGAGCATCCCGCAGCCGGTGGAGTCGACGCCGGACGCCGTCACGACGCCCCTGCTGGGACGACCTGCACCGGCCGCGCCGTCCTCCGCGAGCACCCGGGTGATGCCCGAGCCGACCACGAGTCCGGCGCGACCGACGAGGCCGGTGCACGACCGGCTGGGCGACGCGCTCGCGCGCACCCTGGGCAGGCACGCGACGTCCCTGTGGGGGGCTGCGAGGAGGTCGTCGGAGGCCCAGCGCGGCATTGCTGCCGCGGTGGCCGCCCTGGTGCTGTTCCTCCTCGTGGTCGCGGTCGCCGGGGGGACCACCAGCGACGGCGACGACCTGCCGGGCAACACGCCGGACGAGCTCGTGGAGCCGTTGCGGGACCTGCACGACGCGGTCGAGGGGACGGGCTGA